A genome region from Fervidobacterium changbaicum includes the following:
- a CDS encoding family 10 glycosylhydrolase: protein MKWAYKVFVYLLLWLIPGIILAIPSIGILYSPTTESYYTKPTYDNIIRGVLSVLDYGKLEYEVINTSKVTSIPDNIKVLIDPSNGAISDSEINLVESYLMKGGKLIACYESGLKDAQAKNRSNFAYSKFLGVKFVSWDSGKYFVMKPTQTGVSVFKTDKNIPLSRGFTFVIDLTQNATPLAIWYTKDGKISNEKYPAAAVLSPFGVYFGENIFLQTSTNDELKSLVLNTIGHLLEEPISNVNPVFYLKASLDEKIATFETRLLESRKKIPKTQLYKMQEMLWEIKDASKKASDLSELKKLQKMVDLLEIQLLPQYNVQLRGIWFDSYAIRDCETPEKLRKQIRELHELGFNAIFPEVIYKGMTISPKISRFPQDPAFQDWKEDPLQVIVDEAKKLGMEVHAWCWIYAVASGGIKTPFMDAHPEWIEKDKYGSIFSKNNTAWLSHANPEVRDYLINTLLEVIQKYDVDGINLDYIRYDGDEFGYDEFAVKRFKEETGIDPFTIEKYSKESVIWQMWREENVNTFVREFYSKAKKIKNNLVISAAVYPTLSGARMEKKQNWEYWVKSGYLDLLIPMDYRNSAEDLKILFDMQSEYKKDVYLCPGLQLISLDEPKKVIDQIALTNNYFKSGFVLFSVSHIKKFSNDYEYFRVVMSKHAVTPFKGIDVLLDSFADTLMDDISIFTENDSLKEDINFIFSEFEKIKKSSNYADLVDKISNGIFTISDNVKDPTLALSAIDSLSWMLEITYPAANKLKPKSSFFPQKPKEMVVVENIVPIPKLEVKQGKATLSRNLEEWKDAETSGQFLMYDTGQRADVSSYAKIMYDDENLYVLFVCKEPDFSSVKVVSGPRDTRTYLGDSVEVFILKDERTNSYYHFVVGFDGTIYDELGYDSKWNGDIVATTWREIDAWYVEIKINMNYLGISLKDTSELKANFCRNRWKGNIPFYYTWSVTYGSFHTPERFGKLIFQRK from the coding sequence ATGAAGTGGGCTTATAAGGTATTTGTATACTTGTTGCTTTGGTTAATTCCCGGGATAATTTTAGCTATTCCTTCTATCGGGATCCTCTACTCACCAACAACAGAAAGTTATTACACCAAACCTACTTACGACAATATAATCCGTGGAGTGCTTAGTGTATTAGACTACGGTAAGCTCGAATACGAGGTCATCAATACAAGCAAAGTTACAAGTATACCAGATAACATAAAGGTCCTTATAGACCCTTCAAATGGTGCCATTTCAGATAGCGAAATTAACCTTGTCGAATCTTACCTTATGAAAGGCGGAAAACTCATAGCCTGTTACGAAAGCGGTCTCAAAGATGCGCAGGCTAAAAACAGGAGTAACTTCGCATACTCAAAATTCTTAGGTGTTAAGTTCGTTTCTTGGGATAGCGGAAAGTACTTCGTCATGAAGCCTACGCAAACAGGGGTCTCTGTTTTTAAAACGGACAAGAATATACCTTTGTCGAGAGGCTTCACTTTTGTCATAGATCTGACACAAAATGCAACACCTCTGGCTATTTGGTATACAAAAGATGGAAAGATTTCAAACGAAAAGTATCCGGCTGCTGCGGTTCTTTCACCTTTTGGTGTTTATTTTGGCGAGAACATATTCCTTCAAACCTCGACCAACGATGAACTTAAATCTTTGGTACTCAATACCATCGGTCACTTACTTGAAGAACCTATATCAAACGTTAATCCTGTGTTTTATCTTAAAGCCTCATTGGACGAAAAAATTGCGACATTTGAAACCAGGCTATTGGAAAGTAGAAAAAAGATTCCAAAAACGCAACTATACAAGATGCAGGAAATGCTTTGGGAGATAAAAGATGCATCAAAAAAAGCATCTGATTTATCAGAGTTGAAAAAGCTCCAAAAGATGGTCGATTTGCTTGAGATACAACTCTTACCACAGTACAATGTCCAGTTAAGAGGTATCTGGTTTGATAGTTACGCAATCAGAGATTGTGAAACACCGGAAAAGTTGCGCAAACAGATTCGAGAACTCCACGAGCTTGGATTCAACGCTATCTTTCCTGAAGTTATCTACAAAGGAATGACAATTTCTCCGAAGATTTCCAGATTTCCTCAAGACCCAGCTTTTCAGGACTGGAAAGAAGACCCATTGCAGGTTATAGTTGACGAAGCCAAGAAACTAGGGATGGAGGTTCATGCGTGGTGTTGGATCTACGCTGTTGCGTCCGGAGGTATCAAAACTCCGTTCATGGATGCTCATCCAGAGTGGATTGAGAAGGACAAATATGGTAGTATCTTTTCAAAAAACAACACCGCATGGTTATCGCATGCAAATCCAGAAGTAAGAGACTACCTTATTAACACTTTGCTGGAAGTGATACAAAAATACGACGTAGACGGTATAAATCTGGATTACATACGGTACGATGGTGATGAATTTGGATACGACGAATTCGCTGTGAAAAGGTTTAAAGAAGAGACAGGAATAGATCCATTTACCATTGAGAAGTACAGTAAAGAAAGCGTTATATGGCAAATGTGGCGTGAGGAGAACGTAAATACATTTGTGAGAGAATTCTACAGTAAAGCTAAGAAAATTAAAAACAACTTAGTCATCAGTGCGGCAGTATACCCAACACTTAGTGGTGCTCGCATGGAGAAAAAACAAAACTGGGAATACTGGGTAAAGAGTGGATATTTAGATCTTCTCATCCCAATGGATTACAGAAATTCGGCCGAAGATCTCAAGATACTCTTTGATATGCAGTCTGAGTATAAAAAAGATGTTTACCTTTGCCCTGGTTTGCAACTGATATCTTTGGACGAACCTAAGAAAGTCATCGATCAAATCGCCTTAACAAACAACTACTTCAAATCCGGATTTGTTCTGTTTTCTGTCTCTCACATAAAGAAATTTTCAAATGACTATGAGTATTTCAGAGTGGTTATGTCAAAGCACGCCGTAACCCCATTCAAAGGTATAGATGTACTACTTGATTCATTTGCTGATACTTTGATGGATGATATTAGTATATTCACCGAAAACGACTCACTCAAAGAGGACATTAATTTCATCTTTTCAGAATTTGAAAAGATCAAGAAAAGCAGTAATTACGCCGACCTGGTCGACAAAATATCAAATGGCATCTTCACAATATCGGACAACGTAAAGGATCCAACTCTGGCTCTAAGCGCTATAGATTCCCTAAGCTGGATGCTCGAAATCACATACCCGGCTGCAAATAAATTAAAGCCAAAAAGTTCATTCTTTCCCCAAAAACCTAAAGAAATGGTAGTAGTGGAAAACATTGTTCCAATACCGAAATTAGAAGTCAAACAAGGTAAAGCAACCCTTAGTAGAAATCTCGAAGAGTGGAAAGATGCTGAGACAAGCGGTCAATTCCTTATGTACGATACCGGCCAGAGAGCGGATGTATCAAGTTATGCTAAGATCATGTACGATGATGAAAACCTGTACGTGCTTTTTGTTTGTAAAGAACCTGATTTTAGCTCAGTTAAAGTTGTTTCTGGTCCACGCGACACCCGCACTTACTTGGGGGATTCTGTAGAAGTGTTCATTCTCAAGGACGAAAGAACTAATTCCTACTACCACTTTGTCGTTGGTTTCGACGGTACCATCTATGACGAACTGGGATACGATAGTAAATGGAACGGTGATATTGTGGCAACAACTTGGAGAGAAATTGATGCGTGGTATGTGGAAATAAAAATTAACATGAATTATTTGGGAATTTCTTTGAAAGATACTTCCGAACTAAAGGCAAACTTCTGCAGAAACCGCTGGAAAGGCAATATTCCCTTTTATTATACTTGGAGTGTTACTTATGGTTCATTCCACACACCTGAAAGATTTGGGAAACTTATATTTCAAAGAAAGTAA
- a CDS encoding N-acetylmannosamine-6-phosphate 2-epimerase: MEKIQRGIILSVQLEPTDPITDPCFVLSMAKIAESVGAVAIRTNGREHVKILKGKINIPIIGLVKNRAYEAYITPTFEDVKEVVSAGCDVVAIDCTRRKRPVPVEDLFSMVRTRFPHVEIIADIADEFDAERVLPLKPDYLATTLSGYTDYTKNVKLPNIELVKRLSSFSPVPVIAEGGYSNEEEITQALIAGAYAVVVGTAITRPWIMLSKLVETFRSTNGSRSEKR, encoded by the coding sequence TTGGAAAAAATACAACGTGGGATTATCTTGAGTGTTCAATTGGAACCTACAGATCCCATTACGGACCCATGCTTTGTCCTAAGCATGGCGAAAATTGCTGAAAGCGTAGGAGCGGTAGCTATAAGAACCAATGGTAGGGAGCACGTCAAAATTTTGAAGGGAAAAATAAATATTCCCATTATAGGCTTGGTTAAGAACAGGGCGTATGAAGCATATATAACTCCAACTTTTGAGGACGTCAAAGAAGTAGTAAGCGCTGGTTGTGATGTAGTAGCTATAGATTGCACCCGTCGCAAGCGCCCTGTTCCTGTAGAAGATTTATTCAGCATGGTGAGAACTAGGTTTCCCCATGTAGAGATTATAGCTGATATAGCAGATGAATTTGATGCAGAACGAGTTCTACCTTTAAAGCCGGACTATCTGGCAACAACCCTCAGCGGATATACGGACTATACAAAAAACGTTAAACTGCCAAATATAGAGCTTGTAAAAAGGTTATCTTCGTTTTCTCCAGTTCCTGTAATTGCTGAAGGTGGTTATTCAAATGAAGAAGAGATTACACAAGCACTTATTGCTGGTGCGTACGCAGTTGTTGTTGGAACAGCAATAACAAGACCATGGATAATGTTGTCCAAACTCGTCGAAACATTCAGGAGTACCAATGGCTCGAGGAGTGAAAAGAGATGA
- a CDS encoding DUF4127 family protein yields the protein MRVLFLPLDERFCTKDYFIHLCSSVGIDVIFPEHFGLKKTPADVEYLANWLVQNSLGCDFAVLSLDMLLHGGLVPSRLDYTQEETLIKRLNVLSLVKKQNSNLKIYATKTVTRIPTYNSMEEEPDYWVYFGKALYEYSTSLASGHNIKEHNIPQWIIQDFLWRRRRNLQTTKEAINLVKAGVIDFLSIMLDDNSEGSLVYKEACELEQLVAQLGLNEKVQIRNGADEASLSLISKCLCDHFRLQPRFKVIYRKPEYAYLVPPYHSDELDTSTKSHILGAGGHPVDLESEFDILLYVNNFEPDEPKEAPFQNKSIQNLKRTEHAELIEWIDLAYEQNKIIAIADVRYANGSDNSLVERILEKPINWELTTYYGWNTAGNTLGSTCAHSVLLYLSKKGLLQIDREKLEKYQSILLLEHWGYQANVRKMLYEELRRRNQDINSCLSMIKDEEWAKRFVEKNLEVYMDRINQSLKKNWKYSVFFPWHRPFEIGIVLIDTKQVVG from the coding sequence ATGAGAGTATTATTTCTTCCACTAGATGAAAGATTTTGCACTAAAGACTACTTCATTCACCTTTGCTCGTCTGTTGGTATAGATGTAATTTTTCCCGAGCATTTTGGGTTAAAAAAAACACCGGCAGACGTTGAATATTTAGCTAACTGGTTGGTACAAAACTCTCTTGGTTGCGATTTTGCAGTGCTATCTTTGGATATGCTCTTGCATGGCGGACTGGTCCCATCGAGGTTGGATTATACCCAAGAAGAGACATTAATTAAACGCTTGAATGTTCTGTCACTTGTGAAAAAACAAAACAGCAATCTAAAAATATACGCAACGAAGACTGTTACAAGAATACCTACGTACAACTCTATGGAAGAAGAACCAGACTACTGGGTTTACTTTGGTAAAGCTCTATATGAGTATTCCACAAGCCTTGCCAGTGGGCATAATATTAAAGAGCACAATATTCCTCAGTGGATAATTCAGGACTTTTTGTGGAGACGAAGGAGGAACTTACAGACCACCAAGGAAGCTATCAACCTTGTGAAAGCAGGTGTTATAGACTTCTTAAGCATAATGCTTGATGACAACTCCGAAGGTAGTCTTGTCTACAAAGAAGCGTGTGAACTCGAACAGCTGGTTGCACAATTGGGCTTAAACGAGAAGGTACAAATAAGAAACGGTGCAGACGAAGCTTCGTTAAGTCTAATTTCAAAATGTCTCTGCGATCATTTCCGCCTTCAGCCAAGGTTTAAAGTCATCTATCGAAAGCCAGAATATGCTTATCTTGTGCCCCCGTATCATAGCGATGAACTGGACACGTCTACCAAAAGCCACATTTTAGGAGCTGGTGGACATCCTGTCGACTTAGAATCTGAGTTTGATATTTTGCTTTACGTGAACAATTTTGAACCAGACGAACCAAAAGAAGCACCTTTTCAGAATAAATCGATTCAGAATTTAAAACGCACTGAACACGCTGAATTAATAGAATGGATCGACCTTGCTTACGAACAAAACAAGATAATAGCAATTGCAGATGTAAGATACGCGAATGGTTCGGATAATTCTTTAGTTGAAAGGATATTGGAAAAACCAATAAATTGGGAACTTACAACTTACTACGGCTGGAACACAGCAGGTAACACGCTTGGCTCAACGTGTGCACATTCAGTATTGTTGTATCTCAGCAAAAAGGGTTTACTTCAAATAGACAGAGAGAAACTGGAGAAATATCAGTCAATACTTCTATTAGAACACTGGGGCTACCAAGCTAATGTCCGAAAGATGCTCTATGAGGAGCTCAGAAGACGTAACCAAGATATAAATTCATGTCTTTCAATGATTAAAGATGAAGAATGGGCTAAGAGGTTCGTCGAGAAAAATCTCGAAGTGTACATGGACAGAATAAACCAATCTTTAAAAAAGAACTGGAAATACTCAGTCTTTTTCCCATGGCACCGTCCTTTTGAAATAGGCATAGTGCTTATCGATACTAAGCAGGTGGTTGGTTAG
- a CDS encoding carbohydrate ABC transporter permease codes for MRARKRQTIIIAVLFLFVPLTLLCIFTYYPIIRGIILSFSDYNMFTKKTTWVGLRNYKEIFQNKYFYEALRNIFKYLIVVPLIQFTAILTAVLVNQDIPGIKFFRTLFYVPVITGSVIVSMTWRWIYNVDGLLNSFLLSTGVIKEPIMWLTDERFALYSVMFVTFWRGIGYYMVIYLAGLQNIPSELYEAARIDGANARQILARITLPLLRPTMLFCFTISSLAALKVFEEVFLMTQGGSGTTTMMYLIYDYAFVRFKFGLSTATSVVFAGILIVFTAINFKFFGPKR; via the coding sequence TTGCGAGCAAGGAAGAGACAAACGATTATAATTGCTGTACTTTTTCTCTTCGTGCCTTTGACTCTTTTGTGTATATTTACCTATTATCCAATAATAAGAGGAATAATACTATCTTTTAGCGACTATAATATGTTTACTAAGAAGACAACCTGGGTAGGTTTGAGAAACTATAAAGAAATATTTCAAAACAAATACTTTTACGAAGCACTTCGAAATATCTTTAAATACCTGATCGTGGTTCCTCTTATACAGTTTACCGCAATACTTACAGCTGTACTTGTAAATCAAGACATTCCTGGAATCAAATTCTTTCGAACTCTTTTCTATGTTCCGGTGATAACTGGGTCAGTTATTGTTAGTATGACTTGGCGCTGGATCTACAACGTTGATGGCTTATTAAACAGTTTTCTGCTGTCCACAGGTGTAATAAAAGAACCAATTATGTGGTTAACTGACGAACGGTTCGCACTCTATAGTGTTATGTTTGTAACGTTTTGGAGGGGTATTGGTTACTACATGGTCATTTACCTCGCAGGTCTTCAAAATATACCAAGTGAGCTGTACGAAGCAGCAAGAATAGACGGAGCAAATGCTAGGCAGATTCTAGCAAGAATCACATTACCGCTTCTCAGACCTACCATGTTGTTCTGCTTCACGATTTCCAGCTTGGCTGCTCTTAAGGTATTTGAAGAAGTGTTCCTAATGACTCAAGGTGGTTCCGGAACAACAACGATGATGTATTTGATTTACGATTACGCTTTTGTCAGATTTAAATTTGGACTTTCGACCGCAACCTCCGTGGTTTTCGCAGGTATTCTAATAGTATTCACAGCTATCAATTTCAAATTCTTTGGACCAAAGAGGTGA
- a CDS encoding carbohydrate ABC transporter permease, giving the protein MTMKKIIRVILSYIILIALGIFFTFPFIWVLSTSFKGPGENLFTWPPKFIPQNPTLENYVTVFRKVPMIRYFLNTIIITSLGVIFQVILAALAAYPLARLEWKGKDLVFKFILLPLLIPMEGALIVNFITILKMGLYDRYLAVVLPSAVSIFGIFLMRQHYLSVPAELEDAARIDGCNEFQVFWKITFPLVRPATAALAIFAFTAYWNSLLWPLIVLRTPTKYPIQVGLSQLSSTFEPNFRTASAAMVIAMIPILTFFYLTQRYFIEGYKGAIIE; this is encoded by the coding sequence ATGACAATGAAAAAAATAATTAGAGTAATTCTTAGTTATATCATTCTGATAGCTTTAGGTATATTTTTCACCTTCCCATTCATTTGGGTACTATCAACGTCATTTAAAGGTCCAGGTGAGAATCTGTTTACTTGGCCGCCAAAATTTATACCGCAAAATCCAACGTTAGAAAACTACGTAACCGTATTTCGGAAAGTTCCGATGATAAGATACTTTCTGAATACGATAATCATAACCTCCTTGGGTGTGATTTTTCAAGTCATTTTAGCAGCACTCGCTGCTTATCCCCTAGCACGACTTGAGTGGAAGGGGAAAGACCTTGTCTTTAAGTTCATCCTTCTTCCCCTTTTAATACCTATGGAAGGCGCTCTAATCGTTAACTTTATTACTATATTGAAAATGGGGTTGTATGACAGGTACTTGGCCGTTGTTCTTCCAAGTGCTGTATCAATTTTTGGTATATTTCTAATGCGACAACATTATCTGTCAGTACCAGCAGAACTTGAGGATGCTGCAAGAATTGATGGGTGTAATGAATTCCAAGTCTTTTGGAAGATAACATTTCCATTAGTTAGACCAGCAACTGCTGCCCTTGCAATATTTGCTTTCACTGCATATTGGAACTCCCTGCTCTGGCCACTCATCGTTCTCAGAACACCTACGAAGTATCCTATCCAAGTAGGATTGTCTCAGCTGAGTAGTACGTTCGAACCCAACTTCAGAACTGCATCAGCTGCGATGGTCATTGCAATGATACCTATTTTAACATTCTTCTACCTTACTCAGAGATACTTCATAGAAGGTTACAAGGGCGCAATAATTGAGTAA
- a CDS encoding ROK family protein produces the protein MEKKIIAVDIGGTTVKGAVFSKNKIQKKVVKNTSRVDPLNTTIKIIEQLMENDKEISAIGIATAGRVNSLTGEILYATPNLKNWAGRNIKKELETLFGIPTYVINDAKAATLAEAYTRKVHSLVFLTIGTGLGGGVFIDGKLVNGTLWEAGEIGHTILYPNGRKCNCGKRGCAEQYISMKVLHRYAKIPLAERNQLLAGFINNEEKVLAAVEKLCGNLAMLIDKIFLIIDPEIVVVGGGFSELGEMALHILRNKLIEYSSKSLYHPTQVELSIFQNDAGLIGASLFAATQYEEVVYHG, from the coding sequence ATGGAAAAGAAAATCATTGCAGTTGATATTGGTGGAACTACCGTTAAAGGCGCAGTATTTTCCAAAAATAAAATACAAAAAAAGGTTGTTAAGAACACATCTAGGGTAGATCCGCTAAACACGACAATAAAGATCATTGAACAGTTAATGGAAAATGACAAAGAAATATCAGCCATCGGTATTGCAACAGCAGGAAGAGTTAACTCATTAACGGGAGAAATCTTATATGCTACACCCAACTTGAAGAACTGGGCAGGTAGAAACATAAAAAAAGAGCTGGAAACTCTCTTTGGCATCCCGACATATGTTATAAACGATGCCAAAGCAGCTACATTAGCTGAAGCTTACACTCGTAAAGTGCACTCACTTGTCTTTTTAACCATAGGAACGGGATTAGGCGGGGGGGTCTTTATTGATGGTAAATTGGTAAATGGAACTTTGTGGGAAGCTGGGGAAATTGGGCATACCATACTTTATCCAAATGGTCGAAAATGTAACTGTGGCAAGAGAGGTTGCGCAGAGCAGTACATATCTATGAAAGTTCTCCACAGGTACGCAAAAATCCCCTTAGCTGAAAGGAATCAGTTGCTTGCCGGTTTCATAAACAACGAAGAAAAAGTGTTAGCTGCAGTTGAAAAATTGTGCGGTAACCTGGCGATGTTGATTGATAAAATATTTCTCATCATAGACCCAGAAATTGTAGTCGTTGGCGGAGGATTTTCAGAGCTTGGAGAAATGGCCTTGCATATACTTAGGAACAAGCTGATAGAGTATTCGTCTAAATCTCTTTATCATCCAACTCAGGTCGAACTCAGCATCTTTCAAAACGACGCTGGGCTTATTGGTGCTTCTCTTTTCGCTGCAACGCAGTATGAGGAGGTAGTATATCATGGTTGA
- a CDS encoding ABC transporter substrate-binding protein, which produces MKKVFLVLLVLIAAIGFAKTITLEFWTLSLSPTFDEYLKAMIADFEKNNPGIKINWLDIPYASAVQKLTAAIAAGQGPDVVNLNTTWAVDFAIQGAILPIDNLIPPVTIKQYWEKLWNATVVNGKAYAFPWYASIPILMYNKDLFKKAGLDPNKPPKTWDEVLEYSRIIRAKLDIYGFEPNIIAIDELLLEGVPIVTPDGKKAAFNTPEAVARLEWFQKAYRENLMPRSLGGYGEGREFYQQGKIVMYPAGLTMLKHIEVNSPNIFKVTDVAPHPVGKAGIIKVSLMNLVIPVTCKYPKEAAKFAAHVTSPKWQIEFSKYATVLPSTVQGLETSEYFRQRVKAGDLNAKAMYMASLSMKNAVDLNAPSVIGVPASKLPDVRKVLQDYWMKAIKGELTAKEALSLAEKEVNAILAK; this is translated from the coding sequence ATGAAAAAGGTATTTTTGGTGCTGTTGGTTCTTATCGCTGCAATTGGTTTTGCTAAAACTATCACGTTGGAATTCTGGACACTTTCTTTAAGTCCAACGTTTGACGAATACTTAAAAGCGATGATTGCTGATTTTGAAAAAAACAATCCTGGTATTAAAATCAATTGGCTTGATATACCTTATGCTTCAGCAGTTCAAAAGTTAACAGCGGCTATTGCGGCTGGGCAAGGTCCTGATGTTGTGAACTTGAACACAACTTGGGCTGTTGACTTTGCAATTCAAGGTGCAATATTGCCCATAGATAATTTAATTCCCCCAGTCACCATTAAACAATACTGGGAAAAGCTTTGGAACGCAACAGTAGTAAATGGTAAAGCTTATGCGTTTCCGTGGTATGCATCCATCCCGATATTAATGTACAATAAAGACTTGTTCAAAAAGGCAGGGCTCGATCCAAATAAACCTCCAAAGACTTGGGATGAAGTTTTGGAGTATTCGAGAATTATAAGGGCTAAATTGGATATATACGGTTTCGAGCCAAATATAATCGCTATTGATGAACTTCTCTTGGAAGGTGTTCCTATAGTAACACCAGACGGCAAAAAGGCAGCTTTCAACACCCCAGAAGCGGTTGCCCGACTGGAATGGTTCCAAAAAGCATACAGAGAGAATTTGATGCCAAGGTCGCTTGGCGGTTATGGTGAAGGTAGAGAGTTCTATCAGCAAGGTAAGATAGTTATGTATCCAGCAGGGTTGACAATGCTAAAACACATAGAAGTTAATAGTCCGAATATATTCAAGGTTACGGATGTGGCACCACACCCCGTTGGAAAAGCTGGGATAATAAAGGTCTCATTGATGAACCTTGTGATTCCCGTTACTTGCAAATATCCAAAGGAAGCGGCAAAATTTGCTGCTCATGTAACTTCACCGAAATGGCAGATAGAGTTTAGTAAGTACGCTACAGTATTACCTTCAACCGTGCAAGGCTTGGAAACAAGTGAATATTTCAGACAAAGAGTTAAAGCAGGCGACCTTAACGCTAAAGCTATGTACATGGCAAGTCTTTCCATGAAAAATGCAGTAGATCTTAATGCTCCAAGTGTTATAGGTGTTCCAGCTAGTAAACTCCCAGATGTCAGAAAGGTTCTTCAGGACTATTGGATGAAGGCAATTAAAGGCGAACTTACAGCAAAAGAAGCGCTGAGCTTGGCCGAAAAAGAAGTCAATGCAATATTAGCAAAATAA
- a CDS encoding FAD-dependent oxidoreductase produces MTLEYDVTVFGAGLAGVSAAVTAQRLGKKVILIEQSSVVGGNATAGLVNPFMRFWLDNQLLCGDFFEELITDLRKRDGIIENCFDSEVLRLVLMEKLQSVDILFRAIPISVRDSKDEKSGLKRIEKVVVKTALGNEYEIHSKLFVDATGDGSFSYLAGCSYDSGDETTHENQGTTLMFTLANVDFEKVREYVRREPENFFKWVSPNSKVLSVGGYFKEVRKAKEDGLNYPVDYFFFNQLPGTGRVTVNTTHVWVKTTDDFEISKALKDLHKQVETVYTFAKRYVPGFENCYVEKIATYLGVRESRRIRGLYTFSEDDVIRKSRFEDGVVKAVYGIDVHKKIQTSNSKNTSEVPRYEDYYEIPLRSLISKDFVNLGIVGRNFSGTFLGQSAARIMATCTDMGEAIGRAAGMVNTSFHEIIRSRMLDNEKGRGSE; encoded by the coding sequence ATGACACTTGAATATGATGTTACCGTGTTTGGTGCAGGCCTCGCAGGTGTAAGTGCAGCAGTAACGGCTCAGCGACTTGGGAAAAAGGTAATCTTAATCGAACAAAGCTCAGTCGTTGGTGGCAATGCAACTGCAGGACTTGTTAATCCATTCATGAGGTTCTGGCTTGATAACCAGTTGCTGTGTGGAGATTTCTTCGAAGAGTTAATTACAGATCTAAGAAAACGAGATGGAATAATCGAAAATTGTTTTGACTCTGAGGTACTGCGATTAGTATTGATGGAAAAACTGCAAAGTGTGGATATCCTTTTCAGAGCGATACCTATATCGGTAAGAGACAGCAAGGATGAAAAGTCCGGACTAAAAAGAATTGAAAAAGTTGTGGTTAAAACAGCGTTAGGAAACGAGTATGAAATTCATTCTAAGCTTTTTGTTGATGCGACAGGTGATGGTAGTTTTTCTTACCTTGCAGGCTGTTCATACGATTCTGGAGATGAGACAACACATGAAAACCAAGGGACAACTCTCATGTTCACATTAGCGAACGTAGACTTTGAGAAAGTACGTGAATATGTGAGAAGAGAGCCCGAAAACTTTTTCAAATGGGTTTCACCAAACTCGAAAGTTTTGTCCGTAGGAGGATACTTTAAGGAGGTGAGAAAAGCAAAGGAAGATGGACTCAACTATCCGGTTGACTATTTCTTCTTCAACCAACTACCTGGAACTGGTAGAGTAACAGTTAACACGACTCACGTATGGGTCAAAACAACTGATGATTTTGAAATCTCGAAAGCACTAAAGGATCTTCACAAACAGGTTGAAACAGTGTACACATTTGCAAAAAGATATGTGCCCGGATTTGAAAACTGTTACGTTGAAAAGATAGCCACTTATCTTGGCGTCAGGGAGAGTCGCCGTATTCGGGGTTTATATACCTTCTCCGAAGACGATGTTATTAGAAAAAGCAGATTTGAGGATGGGGTTGTTAAAGCTGTTTATGGCATCGATGTTCACAAAAAGATTCAAACCAGCAACTCAAAAAACACCTCTGAAGTTCCCAGATACGAAGACTATTACGAGATACCATTAAGATCACTGATTTCCAAAGATTTCGTGAACCTGGGTATAGTTGGTCGAAATTTCTCGGGAACATTTTTAGGTCAATCCGCAGCTCGAATAATGGCAACATGCACGGACATGGGTGAAGCAATCGGACGTGCGGCTGGTATGGTAAATACTAGTTTTCATGAAATTATAAGGTCAAGAATGCTAGACAATGAAAAAGGGAGGGGTTCGGAATGA